TACTCACGGGCAATATCGGGGCGTCCTTCGACGCCTTCAAGCACCTGATCCTGCCCGGCATCGCGCTCGGCACCATCCCGCTGGCGATCGTGGCACGCATCACGCGGGCATCGGTGCTCGACGTCGTCAACGAGGACTACGTGCGCACCGCCGAGGCGAAGGGTCTGACCCGGGGCACCGTGCGGCAGCGGCACATCCTGCGCAACGCGATGCTCCCCGTGGTGACGATCATCGGCCTGCAGGCCGGCCTGTTGCTGTCTGGCGCGATCCTGACCGAGACGGTGTTCGCGATACCCGGCATGGGCTCGTTCATGAAGGACGCGATCTTCAAACACGACTACTCGACCATCGAGGGCTTCATCCTGTTCAGCTCGGTGATCTATGTCCTCATCAACCTCGCGGTCGACATCGCGTACGGCCTGCTCGATCCACGGGTCAGGGTGCGAACGTGAGCATCTCCGAGGCCGAAGCCGCGGTCGACGAGAGCGGCGGCAGGGGTGACGAGCCGCGCGGCGGGCTGGTGCGTGACGCGCTCACCAGGCTGCGGCGCAACCCGGCGGCGATCATCGGCGCGGTGTTGGTGCTGGTGTTCTTCTTCGTGGCGATCTTCGCGCCGCTGCTCGCGCCGTACGAGCCCGACGCCGCCGACCTCGACGCGATCAGGCCGAGCTTCGTGCCGGGCCCGTCCGCCGAGCACTGGCTCGGGCTCGACACCCAGGGTCGCGACGAGCTGTCCCGGTTGATCTACGGGGCGCGGCAGTCGCTGCTCGTCGCAGTGGTGTCGCTGCTGTTGGGCGCCACGGTCGGCTCGACTCTCGGGCTGCTGGCAGGCGCGTTCGGCGGCTGGGTCGACAACCTCGTGATGCGGATCGTCGACATCATGCTCGCCGTCCCCGGCCTGCTGTTCGCGATCGGCGTGGCGGCCGCGATCGGCGCCAGCCTGAAGGCGGTGATGATCGCGATCGCGGCGGTCAACGTCCCGGTCTTCGCGCGGCTGCTGCGCGGGTCGATGCTGGCGCAGCGCGAGTCCGACTACGTGCTCGCGGCGCGGTCGATCGGCATCCGCCGCCGCGACATCACCCTCAAGCACGTCCTGCCGAACTCCGTCTCGCCCGTCATCGTGCAAGGCACGCTGACCCTGGCGACGGCCATCGTCGACGCGGCCGGCCTGTCGTTCCTCGGCCTGGGCAGCGCCGACCCGTCGGTCCCCGAGTGGGGTCGGATGCTGACGGAGAT
Above is a window of Streptosporangiales bacterium DNA encoding:
- a CDS encoding ABC transporter permease subunit, yielding MSISEAEAAVDESGGRGDEPRGGLVRDALTRLRRNPAAIIGAVLVLVFFFVAIFAPLLAPYEPDAADLDAIRPSFVPGPSAEHWLGLDTQGRDELSRLIYGARQSLLVAVVSLLLGATVGSTLGLLAGAFGGWVDNLVMRIVDIMLAVPGLLFAIGVAAAIGASLKAVMIAIAAVNVPVFARLLRGSMLAQRESDYVLAARSIGIRRRDITLKHVLPNSVSPVIVQGTLTLATAIVDAAGLSFLGLGSADPSVPEWGRMLTEMQEALTYAPQLAAFPGLAIVLAALGFTLLGEALREALDPKFRR